The Dethiosulfovibrio faecalis genome contains the following window.
GACAGTCTCAGAACCGCGGGGCCTGTACGTTTCGCAATCACACCGTAGTAAGTTCAAGCCTGTGTTTTATTTTCTCCCATCCTGGAACGAGAGAATCGAGAAGACTATAAAACTCCGGGCTATGATCATGATATTTTAGGTGACAGAGCTCGTGCATAACTACATAGTCGATGCATTCCTTAGGAGCCCTTATCAAATCCGAATTAAGAGTCATCGTTCCCTTAACAGAAAGACTGCCCCATCTTTTTTTCATTTTCCTAATAGAAAGCTTGGGTTTTTCAACCGCTAACCCCCTGAAGTTAGCCCAACATCGATCCAAGCTCTCAACAAACTGGATCTGCGCTTTTTCCGAGTACCATTGATTCAAAAGTCTTTTGACGACACTCGGGGTAGGTTCACCGATACAAGTGACATTAAAAAAACCACGAGACAATTTAACAGAACTCCCCACCCCTGTGCTCAGCTTTAAGCGATATTGCTTACCAAGGTAAAGATGGGTTTCGCCGTTCACATAACATCGCTCTGGCGTCCTGGGGTTAAACTGCTTAAAATAACTCATCTGTCTTAAGATCCAACTAGCCCGATTTATTATTTTCTTCTCTATCAACGTAATATCAGACTGGATAGGCACCTTAACTACGACGGTGCTATCAGGGTGAACGGCAATTTCCATCGTTTTTCTATCACAATACAGCAACCTAAAATTTATGTTTTTCTGACCGTAAACAACCGAACGTTTATCGCTATTAGATAAACCCTCCATCATCGAGAGCACCTGTGTTTTGCCACCTGCAACACCTTCTCGATAATATCGTCCATCTGATCAAGCGACAACTCGACCCCTCTTCTTGTCTTAAGTTCATCGTATAAGTAATCGTCGATATCGTTGACAGCCTGTTTCTGAGCGTCTTCGTCATCCCAAAAGTTAACCTTACCGTGTTTTTCTAAAATACCCTGAATAGCGATCGCCGTATCAGCGGAATTGGATTCGAGGCTATTCTCCTCTAACCCGTGTTCTTCAAGAAAGGGCTTAATCACACCAAAATAAGCCATGGCATCCTCATTGCCCAGAAGCCTGTCTGGAACATCGTCATGAACTTTGCCGACGATCTTGTTACGTATATCCACAACGTTGTTAAGATAATCCAGATCGGAGATCCTCTTAGCCCTAAAATCTTCAATCGCCTGTTGGATCAGCTTTGAGAATTTCTCATAAAATGCTGGATCTTCGTCCATCTTTTCGGTGATAACTTTCTTCGTGGCGTGTGCAATCGCATCAGCCTTTGAAGCAGTGGTTTTCTTGCCTTGATTGACGCCCCGATCCTCCTTGACCTGATCAAACATTTTATCGTCAAAGATATTGACAGGTTCATTCAACTGGACAACCTCGTTGGCTTGAATGTGGGTATCCAGCAGTTTTTTGATCTTTGGCTCGTAATCCCTATAGTCGATGGCCTCCGCATAACGGAGTTTGACAGACGCTTTGAGCGACTGAAACTTCCGAAGGTCTCCCTTGTACCGGGACAAGGTTTTCTCATCGGTTTCTGAGAGGAACTTTTCGGAAGATAGGGCAATACCGAGGGTTTTGCCAAACTCCGAAAGACGACTGTAAAACTCCTCTCGGAGCTCGTCATCGGCAAGCAACACCTCGTAAGCCTCTTCGTCGCAAGAATGCTTAACGGTTTTGAATA
Protein-coding sequences here:
- a CDS encoding M48 family metallopeptidase — encoded protein: MMEGLSNSDKRSVVYGQKNINFRLLYCDRKTMEIAVHPDSTVVVKVPIQSDITLIEKKIINRASWILRQMSYFKQFNPRTPERCYVNGETHLYLGKQYRLKLSTGVGSSVKLSRGFFNVTCIGEPTPSVVKRLLNQWYSEKAQIQFVESLDRCWANFRGLAVEKPKLSIRKMKKRWGSLSVKGTMTLNSDLIRAPKECIDYVVMHELCHLKYHDHSPEFYSLLDSLVPGWEKIKHRLELTTV